One segment of Deltaproteobacteria bacterium DNA contains the following:
- a CDS encoding phosphotransferase, whose translation MTTSATPNRPSPSRLEAETPETLRARFAAWRAAQRLPAVRDFTKLMGDASARQYFRAALDDGTTQILMVMPAGAASASEEITNFRGTLAEPPFLEIARVLASCGLAVPRILHVHLPERWIVLEDLGDRLLATAVTADGGRDRAAWYRRAIDVLVRLQQRMTGRDPTACVAFQRTFDAALLHWEFDHFWEFALVARGIMPPASVRQLFADCTHDMVQTIATMPHGFTHRDFQSRNLMLRGDEIVMIDFQDALVGPYIYDLVALLRDSYIALAAEEVDTLVAYYAQATDRAVPTTRHDFDLVTVQRKMKDAGRFVYIDQVKGNPNFLPFIPTSLQYVRAALLRLPEYAQFLEALTPYVPEWRT comes from the coding sequence ATGACAACATCAGCAACACCGAACAGACCCTCACCGTCACGCCTTGAAGCGGAGACGCCAGAAACGCTACGAGCGCGCTTTGCAGCGTGGCGCGCAGCGCAGCGGTTGCCGGCGGTGCGCGATTTCACCAAGTTGATGGGCGATGCGTCGGCGCGTCAGTACTTTCGCGCCGCGCTCGACGACGGTACGACGCAGATTCTGATGGTAATGCCGGCAGGAGCGGCCAGCGCATCGGAAGAGATCACGAATTTTCGCGGGACGCTGGCGGAACCTCCGTTCCTCGAAATTGCGCGCGTGTTAGCATCGTGTGGACTGGCGGTACCGCGGATCCTGCATGTGCATTTGCCGGAACGGTGGATCGTGCTGGAAGACCTCGGCGATCGATTGCTGGCAACGGCCGTAACGGCCGATGGAGGCCGGGATCGCGCGGCGTGGTACCGGCGCGCCATCGACGTACTAGTGCGGTTACAACAACGCATGACGGGACGGGATCCAACCGCGTGCGTGGCCTTCCAACGCACGTTCGACGCAGCATTGCTCCATTGGGAGTTTGACCATTTTTGGGAGTTTGCATTAGTGGCACGAGGCATCATGCCGCCCGCATCGGTGCGCCAACTGTTTGCCGACTGCACGCACGACATGGTTCAGACGATTGCGACGATGCCGCACGGCTTCACGCATCGCGATTTTCAGAGTCGCAACTTAATGCTGCGGGGCGACGAGATCGTAATGATCGATTTTCAAGATGCGCTCGTCGGGCCCTATATTTACGACCTCGTGGCGTTGTTGCGCGATTCGTACATCGCGTTGGCGGCGGAGGAAGTCGACACACTCGTAGCCTACTACGCACAGGCAACCGATCGCGCAGTCCCAACAACACGACACGATTTCGATCTGGTGACGGTACAACGCAAAATGAAAGATGCAGGACGGTTCGTGTATATCGACCAAGTGAAAGGGAATCCCAATTTTCTTCCGTTCATTCCGACGTCGCTGCAATACGTCCGCGCGGCGCTACTGCGATTGCCCGAATATGCACAGTTTCTGGAGGCGCTGACCCCGTATGTCCCAGAATGGCGGACTTAA